Proteins encoded within one genomic window of Nonomuraea gerenzanensis:
- the thpR gene encoding RNA 2',3'-cyclic phosphodiesterase, translated as MRLFAALVPPDGVLDEIARAIAPHVGQVPGLRWPDRETWHITLGFFGEVPERALPDLETRLARAVRRHSVLNLAFDRFGAFSSVRRARVFWVGVTGDPMTRLADSVKAGARRAGAAQTDEKRFHPHLTLARAKAETDLRPMVESLSGFSGSPWRAEHVRLVRSHLGPPVRYESLAEWALAPAEQS; from the coding sequence ATGAGGCTCTTCGCGGCGCTGGTGCCGCCCGACGGCGTGCTGGACGAGATCGCGCGCGCCATCGCGCCGCACGTCGGGCAGGTGCCGGGGCTGCGCTGGCCGGACCGGGAGACCTGGCACATCACGCTCGGGTTCTTCGGCGAGGTGCCCGAGCGGGCGCTGCCCGACCTGGAGACGCGCCTGGCCCGCGCCGTGCGCCGGCACAGCGTGCTGAACCTGGCCTTCGACCGCTTCGGCGCCTTCTCCTCCGTACGGCGGGCCCGGGTCTTCTGGGTGGGCGTCACCGGCGACCCCATGACCCGGCTCGCCGACTCCGTCAAGGCGGGCGCCCGCCGGGCCGGGGCGGCGCAGACCGACGAGAAGCGCTTCCACCCGCACCTCACGCTCGCCAGGGCCAAGGCGGAGACCGACCTGCGGCCGATGGTGGAGTCGCTGTCGGGGTTCAGCGGCTCGCCGTGGCGGGCGGAGCACGTCCGGCTCGTCCGCAGTCACCTGGGGCCGCCGGTGAGGTACGAGTCACTCGCCGAATGGGCGCTGGCACCCGCAGAGCAGAGCTAG